In the Urocitellus parryii isolate mUroPar1 chromosome 10, mUroPar1.hap1, whole genome shotgun sequence genome, one interval contains:
- the Mrfap1l1 gene encoding MORF4 family-associated protein 1-like 1: MRPLDVVELAEPEEVEVLEPEEDFEQFLLPVINEMREDIAALTRERGRAHARNRGKLWEMDNMLIQIKTQVEASEESALNHLQGADGGAAPRAAPRCEKAEEKAKELAKMAEMLVALVRRIEKGESA, translated from the coding sequence ATGCGGCCTCTGGACGTGGTGGAGCTGGCCGAGCCCGAGGAGGTGGAGGTGCTGGAGCCCGAGGAGGACTTCGAGCAGTTCCTGCTGCCGGTCATCAACGAGATGCGCGAGGACATCGCGGCGCTGACCCGCGAGCGCGGCCGGGCGCACGCGCGCAACCGCGGCAAGCTGTGGGAGATGGACAATATGCTCATCCAGATCAAGACGCAGGTGGAGGCCTCGGAGGAGAGCGCGCTGAACCACCTGCAGGGCGCGGACGGCGGCGCGGCGCCCCGGGCGGCCCCGCGCTGCGAGAAGGCGGAGGAGAAGGCCAAGGAGCTGGCCAAGATGGCAGAGATGCTGGTGGCGCTGGTGCGGCGGATAGAGAAGGGCGAGTCTGCGTGA